One window from the genome of Xenorhabdus bovienii SS-2004 encodes:
- the ompA gene encoding porin OmpA has protein sequence MKKTAIAVAVAVAAFATVAQAAPKDNTWYTGAKLGWSQYHDVNFYGNGYDNQIGNGPTRKNQLGAGAYVGYQANPYLGFELGYDWLGRMAYKGSVNNGAFRAQGVQLAAKLSYPVMDNLDVYTRLGGMVWRADSSATYNANALGGAGDKDQRRLKNNDTGVSPLAAIGVEYALTKDLATRLDYQWVNNIGDAGSVGARPDNGMLSVGVSYRFGQDDVAPVVVPVAPVIPTPAPTVENKSFTLRSDVLFNFNKSTLKTEGKQELDNLYTQLAKIDPNQGRVLVIGHTDRIGSQQYNLPLSQKRAESVVDYLVAKGIPAASIQAEGRGKEGSVTGSTCDNIKGRAKLIDCLAPDRRVVINIQGTKEIVTQPKAAQ, from the coding sequence ATGAAAAAGACAGCTATCGCAGTAGCAGTGGCAGTGGCAGCTTTCGCAACTGTTGCTCAAGCAGCTCCAAAGGATAACACCTGGTATACCGGTGCTAAGCTGGGTTGGTCTCAGTACCATGACGTGAATTTTTACGGCAATGGATATGATAACCAAATCGGTAACGGCCCTACTCGCAAAAACCAGCTGGGTGCAGGTGCCTATGTTGGTTATCAGGCAAACCCATATCTAGGATTTGAATTGGGTTATGACTGGCTGGGTCGCATGGCATATAAAGGCAGCGTCAACAACGGTGCTTTCCGTGCTCAAGGCGTTCAACTGGCGGCCAAACTGAGCTACCCAGTTATGGATAATCTGGATGTCTATACTCGCCTGGGTGGTATGGTATGGCGCGCAGACTCTTCCGCTACTTATAATGCTAACGCATTAGGTGGTGCAGGTGATAAAGATCAGCGCAGACTGAAAAACAACGACACAGGTGTTTCTCCACTGGCTGCCATTGGTGTTGAATACGCTCTGACGAAAGATCTGGCAACCCGTCTGGATTACCAGTGGGTCAACAACATCGGCGATGCAGGCAGTGTCGGTGCCCGTCCAGATAACGGTATGCTGAGCGTTGGCGTTTCTTATCGTTTTGGTCAAGATGACGTGGCTCCTGTCGTTGTACCTGTTGCTCCGGTTATTCCAACGCCTGCGCCTACTGTTGAAAACAAGAGCTTTACTCTGCGCTCTGACGTTCTGTTCAATTTCAACAAATCAACGTTGAAAACAGAAGGTAAACAAGAGCTGGACAACCTTTACACCCAACTGGCCAAAATTGACCCAAATCAAGGCAGAGTTCTGGTAATCGGCCACACTGATCGTATCGGTAGCCAGCAGTACAACTTGCCATTGTCCCAGAAACGTGCTGAATCCGTTGTTGATTATCTGGTAGCTAAAGGCATCCCGGCAGCCAGCATCCAAGCAGAAGGCCGTGGTAAAGAAGGTTCTGTCACTGGCTCTACATGCGATAACATCAAAGGTCGCGCTAAACTCATTGACTGTCTGGCTCCAGACCGCCGTGTAGTTATCAATATTCAGGGTACTAAAGAGATCGTTACTCAGCCAAAAGCGGCACAGTAA
- the matP gene encoding macrodomain Ter protein MatP: MKYQQLENLECGWKWAYLAKKYREGELITKYIEKSAAQDAIIELMQLEREPIKVLKWISRHMNPDLSNRMKQTIRARRKRHFNAEHQHSRKKSIDLDFRVWQRLSALSRRRGNTLSETIVQLLEDAEYREKYTHQMSSLKQDLEAILGK, translated from the coding sequence ATGAAATATCAGCAATTGGAAAATCTGGAATGTGGCTGGAAATGGGCTTATTTAGCGAAAAAATATCGTGAAGGTGAGCTAATTACTAAATACATTGAAAAGAGCGCAGCGCAGGATGCGATCATTGAGTTGATGCAGTTAGAGCGTGAGCCAATTAAGGTACTGAAATGGATTTCGCGGCATATGAACCCAGATTTATCCAACCGGATGAAACAGACGATTCGGGCGCGGCGTAAACGTCATTTTAATGCGGAACATCAACATTCGCGAAAAAAATCCATCGATTTGGATTTCCGGGTTTGGCAGCGGCTTTCTGCTCTTTCCCGACGTCGTGGCAATACCTTATCAGAAACGATAGTGCAATTGCTGGAAGATGCAGAATATAGAGAAAAATATACCCATCAAATGTCGAGTCTAAAGCAGGATTTGGAAGCTATTTTGGGGAAATAA
- the pqiB gene encoding intermembrane transport protein PqiB: protein MRSRKVTDKEEDLTQARISKLKSWSPVWIVPIITVLIGAWILFYHFSHQGPEVTLMTSNAEGIEAGKTKIKSRSVDVGVVERVSLSDNLGQVIIKARLNDGMERLLYQDTAFWVVKPQIGREGISGLSTLLSGVFIELQPGNQGGEENKFSLLDSPPLASPDAKGMRLVLISEKAGQLTPGDPVLFRGYRVGSVETSTFDPKSRLIRYQIFVNAPYDGLLTTGVRFWKDSGVAFDMSSQGLRVEVASLSTLFGGGVSFDVPKGWDLGNPVKEKETFKLYDSEKNIQNSLYTKHKDLLLFFADSVRGLQLGAPVEFRGIRVGTVAKVSFYTEGVRQRLDNDFRIPVLIHIEPERFEKEIGSGFYTDKELEEIIARGLRASLKPGNLLTGALFIDLDFYPNEEKWIGPYEIAGYEILPTVSGGLAQIQQKVIMALDKINNIPIEPVFVQATRTLEESQKTIKAAQKTMDELNRILASKETQGLPKDIQNTLQELNRSMQGIQPGSPAYNKLIDNMQRLDQVLRELQPVLKTLNNKSNALVFEAEEMKDPEPKKARN, encoded by the coding sequence ATGAGGAGTCGTAAGGTGACGGATAAAGAAGAAGATCTGACTCAGGCCAGAATCAGTAAACTCAAGAGTTGGTCACCTGTATGGATTGTGCCAATTATCACTGTGCTTATTGGCGCCTGGATATTGTTTTATCATTTCAGTCATCAAGGGCCTGAAGTGACATTGATGACATCCAATGCGGAGGGCATTGAAGCAGGCAAAACCAAAATAAAAAGCCGTAGTGTTGATGTCGGTGTAGTTGAACGTGTGTCACTGAGTGATAACTTAGGCCAAGTTATCATCAAGGCTCGTCTGAATGATGGCATGGAACGGCTATTATACCAAGATACTGCATTTTGGGTCGTTAAACCTCAAATTGGCCGTGAAGGGATTTCTGGCTTGAGTACATTACTGTCCGGGGTATTTATTGAATTACAGCCAGGCAATCAAGGCGGTGAAGAGAATAAATTTTCATTACTGGACTCACCTCCGCTGGCGTCTCCTGATGCAAAAGGAATGCGTCTGGTTTTAATCAGTGAAAAAGCAGGGCAGCTAACTCCCGGTGATCCGGTGCTATTTCGGGGGTATCGGGTAGGTTCGGTTGAAACCAGTACCTTTGATCCCAAATCGCGGTTGATTCGCTACCAGATTTTCGTCAATGCACCCTATGATGGATTGTTGACCACGGGTGTCAGATTCTGGAAAGACAGCGGTGTTGCTTTCGACATGTCCTCACAGGGGTTACGGGTCGAGGTTGCATCATTATCCACTCTGTTTGGCGGCGGTGTCAGTTTTGATGTACCGAAAGGTTGGGATTTAGGCAACCCGGTTAAAGAAAAAGAAACTTTCAAACTTTATGACAGTGAGAAAAATATCCAAAATTCACTCTATACAAAGCATAAAGACTTGTTGTTGTTTTTCGCTGATTCAGTTCGTGGCTTGCAGCTGGGAGCGCCAGTCGAATTTCGTGGTATACGGGTGGGAACTGTGGCAAAAGTGTCTTTTTACACTGAAGGCGTTAGACAGCGACTTGATAATGACTTTCGTATTCCCGTATTGATTCATATTGAACCTGAGCGTTTTGAGAAAGAGATTGGTAGTGGTTTTTATACTGATAAGGAACTTGAGGAAATTATTGCGCGCGGCCTGAGAGCCTCTTTGAAGCCAGGAAACTTACTGACAGGGGCATTATTCATTGATTTGGACTTTTACCCCAATGAGGAAAAATGGATAGGTCCATATGAAATCGCAGGTTATGAAATTTTGCCAACAGTAAGTGGTGGGTTGGCTCAAATCCAGCAAAAAGTCATTATGGCACTGGATAAAATTAATAATATTCCGATTGAGCCCGTATTTGTTCAAGCTACCCGGACATTAGAAGAAAGCCAGAAAACCATCAAGGCAGCTCAAAAAACAATGGATGAATTAAATCGCATCCTTGCGAGTAAAGAAACTCAGGGGCTTCCCAAAGATATACAAAATACACTGCAAGAATTAAACCGCAGTATGCAGGGCATTCAACCCGGATCTCCGGCTTACAATAAGCTGATTGATAATATGCAACGGTTGGATCAAGTCTTGCGTGAATTACAACCTGTTTTGAAGACACTTAACAATAAAAGCAACGCATTGGTATTTGAAGCTGAAGAGATGAAAGATCCTGAACCCAAAAAGGCGCGTAACTAA
- the rmf gene encoding ribosome modulation factor: MKRQKRDRLARALSRGYQAGIHGRPRENCPYHSLDARSHWLGGWRQAMEDRA; encoded by the coding sequence ATGAAAAGACAGAAAAGAGACCGTTTGGCAAGAGCACTTTCCAGAGGTTATCAAGCTGGAATTCACGGACGGCCGCGGGAGAATTGCCCTTATCATTCATTGGATGCGCGTTCACATTGGTTGGGTGGCTGGCGTCAAGCGATGGAAGACCGTGCTTGA
- the fabA gene encoding bifunctional 3-hydroxydecanoyl-ACP dehydratase/trans-2-decenoyl-ACP isomerase, whose amino-acid sequence MFNKQESYTKEELQTSGQGELFGENGPPLPADNMLMMDRIIKMTETGGAYDKGYVEAELDINPELWFFRCHFVNDPVMPGCLGLDAMWQLVGFFLGWIGGEGKGRALGVGEVKFTGQVLPTAKKVTYRINFKRIVNRKLIMGLADGEVLVDGKLIYTAKDLKVGLFKDTSAF is encoded by the coding sequence ATGTTTAACAAACAAGAGTCCTATACAAAAGAAGAACTTCAAACCTCTGGACAAGGAGAGTTATTCGGTGAAAATGGCCCGCCACTACCTGCTGACAATATGCTGATGATGGATCGCATCATCAAAATGACAGAAACCGGAGGTGCCTACGATAAAGGCTATGTCGAAGCTGAGTTAGATATTAATCCTGAGCTGTGGTTCTTCCGTTGCCATTTTGTCAATGATCCCGTTATGCCAGGTTGCCTCGGCCTTGATGCTATGTGGCAGCTCGTTGGCTTCTTCCTTGGCTGGATCGGGGGTGAAGGTAAAGGCCGTGCGCTTGGGGTGGGTGAAGTTAAATTCACAGGCCAAGTGTTACCAACGGCAAAAAAAGTCACCTATCGCATTAATTTTAAGCGAATTGTTAACCGTAAGCTCATTATGGGGCTAGCTGATGGTGAAGTTTTGGTAGACGGTAAACTGATTTATACCGCAAAAGATTTGAAGGTAGGATTATTTAAGGACACCAGTGCCTTTTGA
- a CDS encoding AAA family ATPase — protein sequence MTNIKLDWQALQLNSTPYQALFNSVAELAPVTMDAIQSRLHNGLTLFCQADLRQPFMLVKADESDIYLSHLSDTISALLPESRPKIGGYYQIEHQTITWRSSGEGSFAPTERVAYREWIEPEQLFGNIYTHQGALQLQPGLIHQVNGGVLILPLRTLLSQPLMWVRLKQMIIQRRFDWLSHNENHSLPLPVPSMPLNLQLVLVGDRLSIEELHALEPELANNALYGEFELDMPFHEEDDLALWCRYVNRIIQQQTLPPLSADAWPVLLKQAIRYTEDQLSLPLDIQWLQQKLETAAAYQQENQITSHSMQQAEDNRLWRHGYLAERSIDEILKGQILIRTQGSVIGQINGLSVLEYPGHPDPMGEPSRISCVAHLGDGEFIDVERKVELGGNIHAKGMMIMQAYLISELKLDQPQPFSASIVFEQSYGEVDGDSASLAELCALISALSQQPIDQQIAVTGAVDQFGYVQSIGGVNEKIEGFFRLCNYRELTGKQGVIIPTSNVQHLCLNQDIIDAVKNGQFHIWTVEHVSEAASLLTGIPYYDPQKEHLLAIIYERITQANSQERPKLPWFLRWLG from the coding sequence TTGACGAATATAAAATTAGACTGGCAGGCATTACAGCTAAACAGTACGCCTTATCAAGCACTCTTCAATTCTGTCGCTGAATTAGCACCCGTCACTATGGATGCAATTCAATCCAGGTTACACAATGGGTTAACCCTCTTTTGTCAGGCCGATCTGCGTCAGCCTTTTATGTTAGTAAAGGCGGATGAGAGTGATATTTATCTGTCTCATTTATCTGATACTATCTCAGCTTTACTGCCGGAAAGTCGTCCAAAAATCGGTGGTTACTATCAGATAGAACACCAAACCATTACTTGGCGTTCTTCTGGTGAAGGCTCCTTTGCACCAACTGAACGGGTTGCTTATCGCGAATGGATTGAACCGGAGCAATTATTCGGCAACATCTACACCCATCAAGGTGCACTTCAGCTACAACCTGGCCTTATCCATCAGGTCAATGGCGGTGTCCTGATTTTGCCTTTACGTACCCTACTTTCTCAGCCATTAATGTGGGTTCGTCTTAAGCAGATGATTATCCAGCGCCGTTTTGATTGGCTATCACACAATGAGAATCACTCACTGCCCCTGCCTGTACCTTCAATGCCGTTGAATTTGCAGCTCGTTCTGGTGGGAGATCGCCTGAGTATTGAGGAACTACACGCTCTTGAGCCAGAATTGGCCAACAATGCTCTGTATGGCGAATTTGAGTTGGATATGCCATTTCATGAAGAAGATGATCTAGCGCTATGGTGCCGCTATGTTAACAGAATAATTCAGCAGCAAACATTGCCTCCATTAAGCGCTGATGCATGGCCTGTACTGCTCAAACAAGCCATTCGTTATACCGAAGACCAACTCAGCTTACCTTTGGATATTCAGTGGTTACAACAAAAACTGGAAACAGCCGCCGCTTACCAACAGGAAAATCAAATCACATCGCATTCGATGCAACAAGCGGAAGATAATCGTCTCTGGCGTCATGGCTATTTGGCTGAACGTAGCATAGACGAAATTCTGAAAGGTCAGATACTGATCCGTACACAAGGCTCAGTAATTGGTCAAATCAATGGGTTATCCGTGCTCGAATATCCAGGGCATCCAGATCCGATGGGCGAACCTTCCCGCATCAGTTGCGTTGCTCATTTAGGAGACGGTGAATTTATTGATGTGGAACGTAAAGTGGAGCTAGGCGGCAATATTCATGCAAAAGGCATGATGATCATGCAGGCGTACTTGATTTCTGAATTAAAACTGGATCAGCCACAACCGTTTTCTGCTTCTATTGTGTTTGAACAATCTTATGGCGAAGTTGATGGCGACAGCGCCTCACTGGCTGAATTGTGTGCATTAATCAGCGCTCTGTCACAACAACCTATTGATCAGCAAATTGCCGTAACAGGGGCTGTAGACCAATTTGGCTATGTTCAATCCATTGGTGGCGTCAATGAAAAGATTGAAGGTTTCTTCCGTTTGTGTAACTACCGGGAGCTGACAGGTAAGCAAGGCGTGATTATCCCTACGTCCAATGTGCAACACCTGTGTCTGAATCAAGACATTATCGACGCGGTAAAAAATGGGCAATTCCATATCTGGACAGTTGAGCATGTCTCTGAAGCAGCATCACTCCTGACAGGTATTCCCTATTACGATCCACAAAAAGAACACTTGTTAGCCATTATATACGAACGCATTACACAGGCTAATAGTCAAGAGCGGCCTAAACTTCCTTGGTTTCTTCGCTGGTTAGGTTAA
- the pqiA gene encoding membrane integrity-associated transporter subunit PqiA has product MCSNNHQHDKLVLCPQCDMLVAVPNLEQGNKAACPRCETLLTAKWKEPRNQPTGYAASALLMLFLANLFPFVSMNIAGIVSEISLPQIPKVMFSEDYSSIAVFFLIFVQLVPACCMVAIILLCQNIKMARRLKIELARILFQMKTWCMAEIFLAGVLVSFVKLMAYGDIGIGLSFLPYCLFCLFQVRAFQCLDRHWFWNEIEPAPEVCIPLQAGKPGLVQGVRLCLCCTAILPAQQPQCSRCLTTGHARRRYSLQYTMALLITSAILYIPANLLPIMVTQALSSHINSTILEGIILLWSTGSYPVAMVIFIASIMVPILKMLAISWLCWDAKSQSSHDSETMHFIYEMVEFVGRWSMIDVFVIAVLSALVRMGQFMSVYPATGAVLFALVVILTMFASITFDPRLTWDKANHKFELQKNEES; this is encoded by the coding sequence TTGTGTTCCAATAATCATCAGCATGACAAGCTGGTTTTGTGTCCTCAGTGTGACATGCTGGTGGCCGTGCCTAACTTGGAACAAGGGAACAAAGCGGCTTGCCCACGATGTGAAACTTTGCTGACAGCAAAGTGGAAAGAGCCACGTAATCAGCCAACAGGCTATGCAGCGAGTGCATTATTGATGCTGTTCCTCGCCAACCTCTTTCCGTTTGTCAGCATGAATATCGCGGGTATTGTTAGTGAAATATCGCTGCCTCAGATCCCGAAAGTGATGTTTAGCGAAGACTATTCAAGCATCGCGGTGTTTTTCCTGATTTTTGTTCAGCTCGTACCGGCATGTTGCATGGTCGCCATTATTCTCTTGTGTCAGAACATTAAAATGGCGCGTCGCTTGAAAATTGAGCTGGCGCGTATTCTGTTTCAGATGAAAACCTGGTGCATGGCAGAGATCTTCCTTGCAGGAGTGTTAGTTAGCTTTGTCAAGTTAATGGCTTATGGCGACATTGGTATTGGGTTGAGTTTCTTGCCTTATTGTCTGTTCTGCCTGTTTCAGGTCAGAGCATTTCAATGTCTTGACAGACACTGGTTTTGGAATGAAATAGAGCCAGCGCCTGAAGTGTGTATACCTTTACAGGCAGGTAAACCGGGTTTGGTGCAAGGTGTCAGGCTGTGTCTGTGTTGTACCGCCATCTTGCCAGCCCAGCAGCCGCAGTGTTCCCGCTGTCTTACTACGGGGCATGCCCGTCGTCGCTATAGCCTCCAATACACTATGGCACTATTGATAACATCCGCCATACTTTATATTCCAGCAAACCTGCTGCCGATTATGGTGACTCAGGCATTGAGTAGCCATATTAACTCCACCATTCTGGAAGGCATTATTCTACTTTGGAGCACAGGTTCTTATCCGGTTGCAATGGTTATTTTCATCGCCAGTATTATGGTGCCTATACTGAAAATGCTGGCTATCAGTTGGCTGTGCTGGGATGCGAAGAGTCAGAGCAGTCATGATTCTGAAACGATGCATTTTATCTATGAAATGGTCGAATTTGTCGGGCGCTGGTCCATGATTGATGTTTTCGTTATTGCGGTGCTATCAGCGCTGGTTCGCATGGGGCAGTTCATGAGCGTCTATCCTGCCACCGGAGCAGTCCTGTTTGCTCTGGTTGTTATTTTGACGATGTTTGCGTCAATAACATTTGATCCGCGCTTAACTTGGGACAAAGCCAATCATAAATTTGAGTTACAGAAAAATGAGGAGTCGTAA
- the pqiC gene encoding membrane integrity-associated transporter subunit PqiC, giving the protein MKKLMSRLAFFISVCVFAVSSVFISGCSSSQPQKTYYQLPALTSTSQESRSGVKDERQLWVKGVTLADYLASPGIVYQTGDVIYVNASNHLWASPLEQQLKQVLITELSAAFPQRLIAGQPLEKNADTLDITITAFHGRYDGKVMIQGYWMLFNQGGVIKQPFKLELEQKIDGYAELVRTLATGYSQLAQSIASQIATSV; this is encoded by the coding sequence ATGAAAAAGTTGATGTCAAGATTGGCGTTTTTTATTTCTGTCTGTGTTTTTGCTGTTAGTAGCGTATTTATTTCAGGGTGCAGCAGTAGTCAGCCACAAAAAACTTACTATCAGCTACCGGCTTTAACGAGTACATCACAGGAAAGTAGATCAGGTGTCAAAGATGAACGACAGTTATGGGTAAAAGGCGTAACTCTTGCTGATTACCTTGCATCACCGGGTATCGTTTATCAAACAGGGGACGTGATCTATGTCAATGCTTCGAATCACTTGTGGGCTAGCCCATTAGAACAGCAATTAAAGCAGGTTTTGATCACCGAACTAAGCGCGGCATTTCCTCAAAGACTGATTGCCGGACAACCGCTGGAGAAAAATGCGGATACTCTGGATATCACAATAACCGCTTTTCACGGACGGTATGACGGAAAGGTGATGATTCAAGGATATTGGATGTTATTTAATCAGGGAGGCGTGATTAAGCAGCCATTCAAGCTTGAGTTGGAACAGAAAATAGATGGTTATGCTGAATTAGTACGCACTTTGGCAACAGGTTATAGTCAGTTGGCTCAATCCATCGCTAGTCAGATAGCTACTTCCGTATAA
- the sulA gene encoding SOS-induced cell division inhibitor SulA, whose amino-acid sequence MTRNIMGIRSSWGYLIEKKTAVNGTEKEQKTDNYPVFKIDKMTSLKTASRLSFVESSQSDSQVVKGMVSELIYCEHQPAINHLLLPLLRQSGHENRWLLWVTPNKRLSRQWLMSSGLPLDKVVQLNQIRPVASIDAMEKALASGNYSVVLGWLPELSEYDVQKLQLAAQKGTALGFIMRPQNSAHHFKPPVNRLQIYSVYYH is encoded by the coding sequence GTGACGAGAAACATTATGGGCATTCGATCATCTTGGGGATATCTGATTGAGAAGAAAACGGCAGTGAACGGAACGGAGAAAGAACAAAAAACAGACAATTATCCGGTTTTCAAAATAGACAAAATGACAAGTCTCAAAACTGCCAGTCGGCTATCTTTTGTCGAATCATCCCAATCTGATTCACAAGTAGTAAAAGGAATGGTCAGTGAACTGATCTACTGTGAGCACCAGCCAGCTATCAATCACCTTCTGCTTCCTTTACTCCGTCAATCCGGGCATGAAAATCGCTGGTTACTCTGGGTTACACCCAATAAAAGATTGAGTCGTCAGTGGCTGATGAGTTCTGGTTTACCTTTAGATAAAGTCGTTCAATTAAATCAAATCCGTCCTGTTGCATCAATTGATGCCATGGAAAAGGCTCTGGCGAGTGGCAACTACAGTGTAGTTCTGGGCTGGCTACCAGAGCTATCTGAGTATGACGTGCAAAAGCTACAACTGGCCGCCCAGAAAGGTACGGCGTTGGGATTTATTATGCGCCCACAAAACTCGGCTCATCATTTCAAACCACCAGTAAACAGGTTACAAATCTATTCTGTTTACTATCATTGA
- a CDS encoding TfoX/Sxy family DNA transformation protein produces the protein MFLSGARFAQLKHGVSSLGKLKKKSQFGGFGLLLDGVLFAISSDGELYLRGNSHAEVLFKARGMEKFIFSKRGIPVTLRYYRVNESLWQDQKQLFEYVNLAYQYTMAEIIDKQKMPLRLKDLPNLGMTLERQLWKVGISKVEELHMLGAKAAYLKLQQHRKQTNVSILLALAGAIEGCHVAVLPEKVRDDLLLWHKELDPRNSGYHS, from the coding sequence ATGTTTTTATCTGGGGCGCGTTTTGCTCAATTGAAACACGGCGTATCTTCATTGGGAAAACTTAAGAAAAAATCTCAATTTGGTGGGTTTGGGTTGTTACTTGATGGGGTTTTATTTGCCATTAGTTCAGATGGTGAACTTTATTTACGAGGAAATAGTCATGCTGAGGTATTATTTAAAGCCAGAGGCATGGAGAAATTTATTTTTTCAAAAAGGGGCATTCCTGTGACTTTACGATACTACCGGGTTAATGAGTCACTTTGGCAGGATCAAAAGCAGTTGTTTGAATATGTCAACTTAGCTTATCAATATACAATGGCAGAAATTATCGATAAGCAAAAAATGCCCCTTAGGTTAAAAGATCTCCCTAACTTGGGAATGACTTTAGAACGCCAACTATGGAAAGTCGGCATATCTAAAGTAGAAGAGTTGCATATGCTGGGAGCAAAAGCGGCTTACCTTAAATTACAGCAACACAGAAAACAGACGAATGTCAGCATATTGCTTGCGTTGGCTGGTGCGATAGAAGGTTGCCATGTTGCCGTATTACCAGAGAAAGTCCGTGATGATTTGCTGCTCTGGCATAAGGAATTAGACCCGCGTAATTCGGGTTATCATTCTTAA